A stretch of the Xylocopa sonorina isolate GNS202 chromosome 12, iyXylSono1_principal, whole genome shotgun sequence genome encodes the following:
- the LOC143429789 gene encoding uncharacterized protein LOC143429789, translated as MLGARRHPLRGRILLALFFLLGTFALLSRAAAFPDWTDCPAVCRCKWTSGKKSALCPDAGLTSLPASLDPDMQVLDLSGNKIPALQSEIFKRSGLLNLQRVFLRNAGIHQIHADSFRDMRILVEIDLSDNHVATLEPGTFQGNERLRILILSGNPLGSLRSHQFPILQHLRNLELQRCSLADIHGEAFVHLTGLESLRLDQNALEYLEVSVISSLPRLKTLTLDGNQWSCDCRLRDFRTWLIPNGSSKLYSVPQLCSSPLRLEGRKWEDVKPAEFACEPEVYVLASSIQEETNGNLSLACLATGDPEPEVWWQLNGGPVNATRLTEQTYSGTYVAYATSDVGVTYNERASSSKLIDRWNNLTVYNASDGDAGEYSCFAKNIAGLARDTVSIAIPRVYTAPTLSQSDNWLLWVSLAGGGATVLCASISAILLALCVCGGTRRQSAREKVKLQNSTSFGDQEKKLLDLSVTTTTPGNSNDRGSGHGSIMEACSTGDLELAERGSICDPMSAATVTVERLRPEVSSSSANAMRTVPCATMFPPPPPEFTSGVLPAGIFGNIFISVSMPQDASERCYPDLLDIPAHGVANKSTAVLPPASSVSSFATLPRRALRSSDLCSPYDNMGPRVTANGSSAFSLTDVDLRLSPPPPPRIIQPPHEFVSL; from the coding sequence ATGTTAGGGGCAAGGCGCCACCCTCTGCGAGGGCGCATCCTGCTGGCCCTCTTCTTCCTGCTCGGCACGTTCGCGTTACTCTCGAGGGCGGCTGCGTTCCCAGACTGGACCGACTGTCCAGCCGTGTGCCGTTGCAAGTGGACATCCGGGAAGAAGTCCGCGCTATGCCCTGACGCTGGCCTAACCTCGCTCCCAGCCTCCCTGGACCCGGACATGCAGGTCCTCGACCTGTCCGGGAACAAGATCCCCGCGTTGCAGTCGGAGATATTCAAGCGTTCCGGGCTGCTGAATCTGCAGAGGGTGTTTCTAAGGAACGCTGGCATCCACCAGATACACGCTGACTCGTTCAGGGACATGAGGATCCTGGTGGAGATCGACCTGTCCGACAACCACGTGGCGACGCTCGAGCCAGGCACGTTCCAGGGCAACGAAAGACTGAGGATCCTGATCCTGAGCGGGAACCCGTTGGGCAGCCTGCGTAGCCATCAGTTCCCGATCCTGCAGCACCTGAGGAACTTGGAGCTGCAGAGATGCTCGCTGGCGGACATCCACGGCGAAGCGTTCGTTCATCTGACCGGGCTGGAGTCGTTGAGGTTGGACCAGAACGCGTTGGAATACCTGGAGGTGTCAGTGATATCCAGTTTGCCACGTCTGAAGACTCTGACGCTGGATGGGAACCAGTGGAGTTGCGATTGTAGACTACGAGACTTCCGGACCTGGCTGATCCCCAATGGATCCAGTAAATTGTACTCAGTACCCCAGTTGTGCTCATCGCCGTTGAGACTGGAAGGTCGCAAGTGGGAGGACGTGAAACCAGCGGAGTTTGCTTGCGAGCCAGAGGTGTACGTGCTGGCGAGCAGCATCCAAGAAGAGACTAACGGGAATTTGAGCCTGGCTTGCTTAGCCACTGGTGATCCAGAACCTGAAGTCTGGTGGCAATTGAACGGAGGGCCAGTGAACGCGACTAGACTCACCGAACAGACTTACTCGGGGACCTACGTGGCCTATGCGACGTCCGACGTCGGTGTGACCTACAACGAACGAGCCTCGTCTAGTAAACTCATCGACAGGTGGAACAATCTCACTGTCTACAACGCTAGCGACGGCGACGCGGGGGAGTATTCTTGTTTCGCGAAGAACATTGCTGGCCTGGCCAGGGACACTGTCAGTATAGCGATCCCACGCGTGTACACGGCGCCAACGCTCTCCCAGAGCGACAACTGGTTGCTCTGGGTGAGCCTGGCCGGCGGTGGAGCGACCGTGTTATGTGCTTCCATTTCCGCGATCCTGCTAGCCCTGTGCGTGTGCGGTGGTACTCGTCGCCAGAGTGCTCGCGAGAAGGTAAAACTGCAGAACAGCACCAGTTTCGGTGACCAAGAGAAGAAACTGCTCGACCTATCCGTGACTACGACAACCCCTGGGAACAGTAACGATCGAGGCAGCGGTCATGGTAGTATAATGGAAGCCTGCAGCACGGGCGATCTCGAGTTAGCCGAGAGAGGGTCCATCTGCGATCCGATGAGCGCAGCGACAGTCACCGTAGAAAGACTGCGTCCGGAAGTGAGCAGCAGCTCTGCGAACGCGATGAGAACGGTACCCTGCGCCACCATGTTCCCTCCGCCGCCGCCTGAGTTCACCAGCGGCGTTTTACCAGCTGGGATCTTTGGTAACATCTTTATCTCCGTGTCCATGCCCCAGGATGCATCCGAACGTTGTTACCCCGACCTGCTGGACATACCTGCGCACGGTGTCGCGAACAAATCTACCGCGGTCCTCCCGCCAGCAAGCAGCGTGTCCAGTTTCGCGACCCTACCGCGACGAGCGCTGCGCTCGAGCGACCTCTGCTCGCCATACGACAATATGGGGCCCCGCGTGACGGCCAATGGGAGCTCAGCGTTCTCGCTGACGGACGTGGACCTACGATtatcgccgccgccaccgccgcggaTCATACAACCGCCGCACGAGTTCGTGTCCCTTTGA
- the LOC143429804 gene encoding CAPA peptides: protein MRNHLLVFLLALIFSISLNLSQCQHGQQLQATREGEKLKSNDRRSAGLFNYPRVGRSDLPASNPNFDRHRDTELDTDFELYNPDLDSILDKDYEAAGFPERSMNPKHVEKIPKEMSWLIADRPRSSSDYRPWQRIDDSRPLYPNPLQLFRGSRTSQVNGYTPRLGRENDLDRPFCK from the exons ATGAGAAACCACCTACTCGTATTCCTGCTCGCTCTGATATTTTCGATCTCCCTCAACC TATCCCAATGTCAACATGGTCAACAACTCCAGGCAACCAGAG AGGGAGAGAAGCTGAAGAGCAACGACAGACGATCCGCCGGACTGTTTAACTACCCCAGAGTCGGTCGATCCGATCTGCCCGCTTCTAATCCGAATTTTGATCGCCATCGTGACACAGAACTGGACACAGATTTCGAATTATACAATCCTGATTTGGATTCCATTTTGGACAAAGATTACGAGG CTGCAGGATTTCCTGAGAGATCGATGAATCCGAAGCACGTCGAGAAAATTCCAAAGGAGATGTCCTGGCTGATCGCGGATCGCCCTCGCTCCTCGAGCGACTATCGTCCGTGGCAGAGGATCGACGACAGCAGACCCCTCTATCCAAATCCGCTGCAACTGTTCCGAG GCTCTCGAACCAGCCAGGTGAACGGTTACACGCCAAGGCTGGGCCGTGAAAACGACCTCGACCGTCCGTTCTGCAAATGA